A region of the Prevotella melaninogenica genome:
TTACAGCCCCTGTCATCAAGGATGATAAGGACGTTAAGGAAGAGATGCCACCAATGGTCAAGATGAATAAGGAGAACAAGGCAGTCGGTATTGAGAACAAGGAAGGTACGGAAGATCGTACTGATGTTGCTGCTCGTAGCACTGTTGCTACTCCAGAACAGATTGTACCAAAGATTGAGAAGCCTGTTGTTGAAGCTCCAAAACCAGAGCCAAAGCAGGAGGTTGAAAACAAGGTCTTCACAGTGGCAGAGGTTATGCCTTCATTCCCTAATGTAAATGCTTGGTTGGCTTCTCATATCCAATACCCAGCAGTTGCAGCAGAGAATGGTGTGCAGGGACGTGTTATCGTTAAGTTCGTTGTAGGACGTGACGGTAGCGTTAGTCAGGCACAGATTGTTCGTGGTGTTGACCAGGCACTCGACCGTGAGGCACTTCGCGTTGTTAACAGCATGCCGAAGTGGTCTCCAGGTATGAACAATGGTCAGCCAGCAAACGTTTGGTTTACCCTTCCAATTACCTTCAAACTGCAGTAAAAGCAAATTTTATATGAAAAGATCCAGATTCTACATAACAGTAGGATTGATACTATCCCTTGGTTTTCTTCTGTCTGCTTGCGGACAGAAGAAACGCAAGGACGGTAGAACAGATACACCGACGTCAGGGACGATTAAGTTCGCCTCTGACGAAAGTTTTAGTCCTATTATAGAGGAACTGTTACAGACTTATCAGTTCCGCTACCCAGAAACTCACTTGTTGCCAATCTACACAGATGACAACAAAGGTATGCAACTGCTCCTCGACCAGAAAGTTAATCTTTTCTTTACTTCTCATGCATTGACGAAGGGAGAAGATGCGATGTTACGAGGGAAAGGTCCTATCCCAGCGGTATTCCCGATAGGATATGATGGAATTGCTTTCATTGTTAACAAAGCTAATGCAGACTCGTGTATTACCGTTACCGATGTTAAGAAGATTCTCAGCGGTCAGATTGCAAAATGGAATCAATTGAACCCTAAGAATGATAAGGGTGATATTGAAGTTGTTTTTGATAACAAAGCTTCAGCAACATTGCATTATGTAGTCGACTCAATTTTAGGTGGAAAGAATATCAAGAGTGCGAACATTGTTGCTGCAAGTAACAGTAAGTCGGTTATCGACTATGTTCATAACACTCCTAATGCTATAGGTGTTATCGGGTCAAACTGGTTGAATGACCATCGTGACTCTACAAACACTACATTCAAGAAAGATATTAGAGTGGTTGGTCTTTCAAAGACTACCGTTGCACAGCCAGAGAATAGTTGGCAGCCTTATCAGGCTTATCTGTTAGATGGTAGATATCCTTTCGTAAGAACTATTTATGCTATTGTGGCAGACCCACATAAAGCATTGCCTTGGGCATTTGCAAACTTCGTAACCAATCCAATTGGTCAGAAGATTATTTTTAAGGCTGGTCTCTTGCCTTATCGTGGTGAAATTAACATTCGTGAAGTTGAAGTTAAGACCCAGTAGTCAGTAAAGCATAGTGTGTTATTTATTGGCAAATGATAATCTGTTATGATTAATTATAATGTGGTCGTTATAACATTAGAGAAGATTTATTTTGCTTATCAACATTAGTTACAACTCTCATAGAATTAAACTAAATGCCGTGGTAGGCGTCTTAATGAATAAAGTTCACTTGAATTAAAATTTAAAGAGAAAGAATTATGAAGACAAAGAAATATTTAATAGCTGGAGCCTTGATGTTGGCAATGTCAACTCCAGCAATGGCACAGGATGTTGATTACGCAGTAGCTCTTAAGCCTATTGTAGCTGCTATCGAAGCTGCACCAAATGATCCAAAGGCAGCAAAGGATCTTATTAAGGAGTATCAGAAGAACTTCAAGAAGAGTGAAGAGGCTATTGTTGCCTTGGGTAATGTATATCTTTTGCAGCGTAATTATGATGCAGCAACAGAGATTGCAAACAATGTTATCAATAATAAGAAATACAAGGGTAGTTTAGCTTATGTCCTCTTGGGCGATATTGCTGCTCTTAAGGATTCTATTGGTAATGCAGGTGCGGCTGCTACACAGTATCAGAATGCAATTACTGTTGATCCACAGAACGTAACAGCTTACGAGCGTTATGCAAAGGTTTTCCGTCATGTTAACTCTAAGGTTGCTGTTCAGAAACTTGAGGAACTTCGTAAAGTTAAGCCAGATTATCCAGTAGAGGCAACTGCCGCTGAAATTATGCTTGGTGATGGCAAGTACAAGGAGGCATTAGAGTGGTATGCAAAGGCTAATCCAGCTAATATGTCTGAGGACAACTTCTATAACTATGGTTTTGCTGCTTACATTACAAAGGACTATCAGAGAGCTTTGGATGTTGTAAAGCAGGGCTTGCAGAAGTTCCCTAACAGTGAGTACTTGAGCCGTATTGCAATGATGGCATCTGTAGAGTTGAAGGATTATGCTTCTGCTATCAACTATGGTAAGGTAGTATTTGCCGGTTCTGGTAAGAAGGTAGCTAACGACTACGATGTATATGCAAAGGCGCTTTGCGGTGCTCAGCAGTATGACGAAGCTATCAACACTGTTAACAAGGCACTCGAGGTTGATAAGAACAATATTGAGCCTTTGAAGACTTTGGCTGCTATCTATGCTGCACAGGGTAATGATGACAAGGCACTCGAGGTTCAGCAGGAGTATCTTTCTAAGAGTAAGAAGGCTACTAACAATGACTGGGCAACACTTGCTAACACATACGTTACTAAGGCTGAGGGCTTGACAGATCGTGCTGCTAAGAATGCTGTTCTTGCAAAGGCATTTGATGTTTACGAGCAGATGGTTGCTAAGTTCCCAACAATCTCTGACTGGGTATGGTTGAATCAGGCTAATGTGGCTCAGTTGATGAATGATCCT
Encoded here:
- a CDS encoding energy transducer TonB; translated protein: MAKIDLCDPKWVDMVFADKNKEYGAYKLRKTVSQRNIKALAILLCAAFLGGGYLAYQIKKHNDDLAAQAEYAAKMELAALEQAKKEQAERKKQQKKEEPKKVEPEKVVPETRATVKFTAPVIKDDKDVKEEMPPMVKMNKENKAVGIENKEGTEDRTDVAARSTVATPEQIVPKIEKPVVEAPKPEPKQEVENKVFTVAEVMPSFPNVNAWLASHIQYPAVAAENGVQGRVIVKFVVGRDGSVSQAQIVRGVDQALDREALRVVNSMPKWSPGMNNGQPANVWFTLPITFKLQ
- a CDS encoding PstS family phosphate ABC transporter substrate-binding protein, producing MKRSRFYITVGLILSLGFLLSACGQKKRKDGRTDTPTSGTIKFASDESFSPIIEELLQTYQFRYPETHLLPIYTDDNKGMQLLLDQKVNLFFTSHALTKGEDAMLRGKGPIPAVFPIGYDGIAFIVNKANADSCITVTDVKKILSGQIAKWNQLNPKNDKGDIEVVFDNKASATLHYVVDSILGGKNIKSANIVAASNSKSVIDYVHNTPNAIGVIGSNWLNDHRDSTNTTFKKDIRVVGLSKTTVAQPENSWQPYQAYLLDGRYPFVRTIYAIVADPHKALPWAFANFVTNPIGQKIIFKAGLLPYRGEINIREVEVKTQ
- a CDS encoding tetratricopeptide repeat protein, with protein sequence MKTKKYLIAGALMLAMSTPAMAQDVDYAVALKPIVAAIEAAPNDPKAAKDLIKEYQKNFKKSEEAIVALGNVYLLQRNYDAATEIANNVINNKKYKGSLAYVLLGDIAALKDSIGNAGAAATQYQNAITVDPQNVTAYERYAKVFRHVNSKVAVQKLEELRKVKPDYPVEATAAEIMLGDGKYKEALEWYAKANPANMSEDNFYNYGFAAYITKDYQRALDVVKQGLQKFPNSEYLSRIAMMASVELKDYASAINYGKVVFAGSGKKVANDYDVYAKALCGAQQYDEAINTVNKALEVDKNNIEPLKTLAAIYAAQGNDDKALEVQQEYLSKSKKATNNDWATLANTYVTKAEGLTDRAAKNAVLAKAFDVYEQMVAKFPTISDWVWLNQANVAQLMNDPDKVAEIYQKVAAYEEAKPTLDEDSKSYLENVYYGLGYYYSKKGNKPLADEYFNKVLKVNPNNEGAKKALGM